The window ATGCCGGATCCGGTCTAGGTTGAGGGCAACGAGCTTTTCTCCATGACTGTTGGGCAGTGGATCGTaggaacccagctgctccacgaaACGGCCATCCCTGGGGCACTTGTTGTGAGCAGCCACAATGCGGTAGAAGGGGCGGTTGGCGcagccacccagggccaggcggATGGTTAAGTGGCCCCCACGGTAGGCCTTGCAGAGGAGGGCAGCTGTGGAGAAACCAGAGGTTAGGACGCAAGCACGGAGTGCACAGATGCGCAAAACGAAGCACGTGCAACGattcccttcttcccttgccATGTCCGCACTTCCACTCTGGTCTTCCGTGTGCTACTCAGGCCAGAGAAGCCCACCCTCGGCTCAAATGCACTCTGCAGAAGCCTGCCCTAGACTAGCCGCGACCCTGTGGCAGCCTTAGTTGTCTCGTCTGAAAAACGAGATGGGGGTGGCAGCGAGGACTAAGTGCCAAGATTACTAAGCGCAGACTCACTCGTGAGGCAGAGTGGCTGCTTCAGGTTCGGGTGACCTCCAGCCCGCCTAGCAGCTCACAGCTCCACCCGGTCCGAACGCCTTAGATGCCCCGCGGCCGCCAGGCGGTCTCCGGCGGCCCGATTACTCACTCAGGTGGACCATGGTCCGGCCGGCGCGTCACGCCTCAGGTCGTCCCGCCGCCCGCACCAACCGGCTCCCGAGCCGCTGGCAGGAGAGAGGACGGCCGCCGACCACAGGCACCGCCCGGGCCGGGACCCAGCGCCCTTCGCTCAAGCCCGAAAGCCCCGCTTCCGGAAGCCGAGGGGCCGCTTAGCCCCGCCTCTTCCTCTTTTCGCCTCAGTCCTTCCCATAATGCAACACGGTGCCACTGGCGCTAACTTGAACTGCAAACCGCGGGTCGGTGAGGTCGGGCGCTGAAGTGAGGCGGACTGGGAGAACCGGGCCTGGGGAAGGAGCCTGCTAAGTGCCCTGCAAAACCTCCCACCCTGCGGACATCCTTCTGCTCCCGTTGGGAACGACGCGCCGTGCCGAGGACTCAGGGCGCGGTTCCTGGCCCCGGAAGCTCAGTGTGGTGGGAAGACTGACGCTCCGTGCAGGGGGAACCCTGCAGGAGCTAAACCGGGACTTCCTCGGGAAAACTTAATATATTGTTAGCTCCGAGATGGGAGAAGTATTGTAAATGAAGAGTtggctttttccttctctgttcacTAATTTGCCTCTCACCTTCGCTGCAGTTCCCCGGA of the Oryctolagus cuniculus chromosome 15, mOryCun1.1, whole genome shotgun sequence genome contains:
- the MRPS16 gene encoding small ribosomal subunit protein bS16m, with the protein product MVHLTALLCKAYRGGHLTIRLALGGCANRPFYRIVAAHNKCPRDGRFVEQLGSYDPLPNSHGEKLVALNLDRIRHWIGCGAHLSKPMEKLLGLAGFFPLHPMTITNAERLRRKRANEVLLASQETETKSTETEAS